The DNA segment ccgaaacagaaacagaatcGGAAAATGGGGTAACGGTAACTagttaaatgaaaagcaattCAAAGAATTTCACATAAAACAGAGGAaacgtaataataataagtagcAAATAACTAATGGTACTTTTTTGGTAGTTAGACTTTGCTATGGGCTTCCTTTTTGCCAGACATCATGTCGTATACTTGATCAATATCAGTAATACCGTTGGCATAAATAGGTCTATAACTAAAgcatttttttgggggggttCTTAGCACTATCTAAGTTGATTGGCTCATCACAATGATTTAGAATTTGCCTCAGTTaatgaaaattgcacaaaacaTTTCTCAATTGCTTGACAATTTAGTGAGTCGATTCTCCGTTTTGTTCTCGAGTCGAGTCCTTGCTACAAATTTGTGTCgccatcgttgtcgttgtcactTGTGCCTTAAGGGGGACAACAGCTCATCGTACTCGCCAGCAATTTGCTGCATAATCGTAAGATCATATAAATGGCTCAACTTCAATTTATAACCCGAGCATATTTTTCAACCAAAAAAAGcaagagaaaaaaagcaaacgctTAGAAGAAAGAGTAGGAGAACGAGGAAGCACTCCCCAATGTCCTGTGTGTAGTCGAAGGAGAGAATAAGGAGCCAAACACCAAATAAATCAACGGAAACCGAAAGCAGCCATGTGGGTGGAGTTCTTTTCTTGGGGGCGGGGCAAAAGGCAGCTCAACTCGACTCCACTGAAGTAACATTGCGAcgctttaacatttttcttcTGCATATAGGGATAATGGTgggcatatgtatgtgtgtctgtgtgtgtgtgtgtttgtggcatgGTTTGTGTGTCCTTTTCATTCGTTTCGTGACAGCAAAACGTAGAGAAAAAACAATAgaagaaatgaaaacagaaaagtAAATCGTTTTGCTTCTGCCCGCttacttttttctttcgttttgttttgttttgattggcCGCATCGAATTTTAAATACCGTTATGAAGGACCTACTTAAATGTAGTTTAATATTATGGCAAGGATATTACTTTCAATTCGCATGTGAGTCACTGTTCTGAAGAGTGAATACAAATATGGAAAAAAGTCATCGAAATAGtgaaaaattgtggaaaaaaGTCTTCTAGATAGTCaatagaaaatggaaaaaaagtcCTCTAGATAATGaatagaaatatgaaataaactcattaagaaaataaaaatgttgaggatatatttttcagttttgaatttaacatcaaataaatgatttttgtgTAAGTGATGCTCTAGCTACATCACAAACTtcgataaaaaataattatatttcaataatgaaAAAGACGTTGATTAACTTCTTACCAAAAAAAACTATCTTGACAATCTTTGTAGAATAAATAAGTAcaaaaaattctaatttatatCCTACGAAACCTTAAATAATGtgattcataatttttttaaatttttttgacataacttacataataattaattgtgatagaaaacaatagaaaacaatacaattttCCATATCTGGAGTACCATGATTTATATTCACTTAGTATTTAAAGtcaatattgaattatttatagtttaatcAAAATCTATTGAGGAAAATGTCTTGCAAGACACAGCCAAAAATAACTTTGGTTACTTGTACAGCATATTTGTatagaaatttcaaatatttgaaagtagatgtatatattttgtttcttggGGGTTTTTTTGCTGCAAACTCTATGAATAACTTCATATGCcctgcaaaaacaacaaaagcaacaagacCAAGAACGCGACGACGACCACAACCAACAGAACCATCAGCATCAAGGACATGGAACAGAAGCGAATCGAATGGAGCCAAAAACGATGGCATAAAAATGAGCCATGTGTGTGTCATACTTTTGGTTTCCATAGTCTCCAATGCCAGGCTTCGAAGTGGAACTTGCTTCGcttgctttgctctgctcttgtctgtgtgctgttgctgttgctgttgtgtgtgtgtgtgtgtgttgctccTTTGGCCTCTTCGGTTGCCTTCTGTTGTCGCtttggctgccgctgccattTGCTTGGCGCCGCctcgtgtatgtgtgtgtgtgtgtgtgtgtgcgatatCGTTTTGCCCCGTTGCTTTAGCATTAAATATTGTTCGCTTATGAGCCGCAAATGCTGCGCTACccaataaatcaatattatttatgcaaaatggcagcaaagcagcgaacacacacacacagagagagagagagagaaagcggaatgagaataaaataacaacagcgacaacaaacaTTTACGTTTGTTTGCCATGAAAACTTGAACTAGTTACACACGTGTGTGTATCgttgtacgtgtgtgtgtgtgttacttGGCTTGCCTTGGTTTAATGAGTGGTTAGCAGGTGCACTCGCACCTGGCGTTCTCCTCTGCCTAGAAGAGtgctacacatttttttttcggtcgACTCTTGAccacaaaaacttaaccaacGCGACGAAtgttcgctgctgctgttgtaataAGGTTGATGAATTTAAGCGTTTTCGTGCTGCGTTATATCATAtaatatgcacacacacacacatgtaacTTGCTAGCTActtatgtatgcgtgtatgtgcATGAATGAAACATAAGCGAGCCGCAGTTTCCATTGTTAAACATTTGCAGCAGCCGCAGACGCTtgttcctctctctcttgcctCTCTCCCTCTGGTTCTTCTTGACTCTCTTTGCTTGTTCTCTGCGTATGTCTGTTCTTGTTATTCTCCTTCTCCTAATATTCTGCTGCTACTGCttttcttgttgcttgttgtatgatgagtgtgtgtgtgtgctgtaaGAATGTTTGActttgtataataaaaaaggCCTCTTTAAAAACATTAGCAACTTTTGTAGTGCCTAAACGCCCCGCTAAATGTGACGAAgcggcgacggcggcggcagccaccaacagcagcagcaacagcgacagcagcagccactcaAAATTCACTCATCCAACTCCGACTCACACATatgttgatgtgtgtgtgtgtgtgtctgtttgtgtgcatACATAAACCCTGCTACACTTCCTGTTGGCCACCTGCCACCGACGACACTCGACGTATGCGTAATACACTGTGAGAATAACAGTATAACTTAATATGTCCTATTATGAAGTATAATCTCACAGTTGTtcacaaatttgatttatcaATTTACATAAGTTTGACTCGCTGTCCACGAAATCTTAAAATAACTGAGAATAATATGACATTAAATTggcaaattaattgtaataagTGTAACCTTTGAAATAAAGGACATTTCTGCAGCAAAGTGCTacaatatgtttaatatttattgaatacatAACACTGAATACAATGTTCATATTTCTTATGTGAGCATGAACATTTATCTCttgcaaaaaaattatattttttattactttgctTTATAGTCCAATTGTGATTTTATAGACAGTTGAAGTTGATGAACATTGGAATAAATATTTGGATTTTTGTACCTTTAAAAAAGGTTTTATCTTGAAACTACAAGAAtctagaaatattttaaacattttgtcaTTAAACTGTAActttattcattaaaaatattcacattttaaatatagttttgaagataattaattttgttcaatagttttcttttttttagaaaacaGTAACAGGGGCTAATCCATTGAAaggaaatacatttttattattttgtttattatacgAGTAATACATTTATAAAGATGACCTAATAAACGAAAGCTTAGCTTTCACTAATCTTTGAGTATTCGCTTTGTCATATGAGTTTTATAAAGTTTTACATGCCTTATCAAAAGTTCTATCTAACTTATTTCTCGCAGTGTATTAAAACGTTAGCGCTTTAAGCGTTTTTGCCACTGATACGAGCATGCATATGCTTTCTTTGAGCCCTTTAGCACATCTGCCCATTGGCAAAcaaggcaacacacacacacactcacacacatacagacacattGCTGCAAACGTCATGTTGCCAGTCGACCTCCCGCCGCATCCCTTTGGCCCCCCTCGCAGCTTAGAAGTCCAGTAGCTGTGCCCACGGCTAAATCATATTAAAGCCGCTAGCTTTGTTTCCTTTTGCTGGCCACATCGTTTGTTATGCAGCACGAAAATAATGTCAGTCAAGAGAGAAAGCGAGcgagagaaacagagagagagagagagagagagaaaggaaagGAGATTCCCCCTGCATTTGCTAACGCCGCACAATTATGTTAGCgcattaacatatttataactGACACAATATTTATAACTGACAATATGGTGCATAAGTAAACTCACATTGttaaacatatatacttttatcTATGTGTACCTGAACGATCTATGccctgtgtgtatgtgtatgtgtgtgtgtttgttgacGCCTTCAATTTTGGAGTCTGCCCTCTGGCTGGcaatcaatttgcaaattttgttatGGGGGctgcttcctcttcctccctccccccTCGTTGATTGTCATTTTCcagttcattttcatttgcattgtcCGGCTGTCCATTTGATGAGATGGCCGCTAGGCTCGACCCAGACCCTATCCCTGCCCTATGCCCCTCGCCCCGCCTCTTGATGCCCTTTTCCTTCTTTGGCTATGTTTGTTTCGTTTGTccttctgtttgttgtttatttgtttgtctgtttgtttacTTGTGGCTGAGTGTGTAGCATTTAAATTCCTGCTGCCATTTACACATGTCCGAACATGACATAATcgttttttgaaattatttagaaaGCCCCCCATCGAAAAACTTGCTACATAAACACATtgataaacacacacacacacacacaaacacacacttggCTGGCGTTTAGAGACTCCAAATGACATCTCTGGGATTTGATAATAAACTAATTTGCGCTGCGTTCCTCTCTCctgcctctcactctctctctccctctctatgGCTCTACGCTCAGTGTCTTCTATTTTATTCATGAATATGCAATTAGTGTGCAAATTTAAGTGTTGACTCTGCTCGACTATGACTACAATATGGCTCTATATGgctctatttattattaacactAAATGATTTTAAGTACTACTATTCAATTGCCATGCTTGTTGGCCTTTTCCACacatgtgtgtctgtgtgtgtgtgtgttatttatattttgttattgtttctgGCAACACGCCAAATTAGCAGCAGCACCTCCGCATTGTCCCTTGGCGACCCTTCCTCCTGCCCATAAAAGTAGGCAATGGAATTTTTGTCGAAATGCCTCAAAGTCAAACAAGACATGAATTGGTCATGtttcaaataaacaacaataaaaacaacaacaacaacagcaacaactaaataGAAAAAGGTCAaagaatttttgtataaattcaCTTAAGTGGAAAGTGGAGCTTGAAACAATTTACAGTTCACTTTCATATATTCTAGTAGCATtcgttgcaacaacaaaagggcACACAGTTGACACCCATTAAGTGTCAAGTAACAAGTCTGGAATTTTAATGAAGTTTATCATATTGCGTGAGTGTGCGAAGTGAAACCATGGCGACAAGTGGGCAGCACATTATTAATAAGTTGGCACTGCGATTTCGTTCTGCGTTCGAGGTGGTGGCAgcattgtaattatattatcGACAAGTGGgcttaacaaataaataaaagttgtagTTAAAGTCGTAAATACAAGTTGGCAATAAATCAGAAATTAGCTTTATAGAAAAACTACTTTTATTGGCAATTAATGAGCTCAATAATAAGTTGTAAAGTTGCTTTTGGATTGTTGCTTCTTTAATACGAAATCTTTTAAGATAAAACTCAATTACCATATAAAGCTGTTATTGGAGCATACTAAATCATATTCAAATTAGCTAAACCTaagcaatataaattaactttactccacatttgtttaattattagcTTCATCGCAAGCAAGTGAGGCGCTTAAATAGAAATCAAATGAAAGTTAACATATTCAGCTAAAGATAAAGTAATTAGTAATTAGCAACAATTTGCCAGCATTTTGTTAAGCAGCTCTTGAGATTTATTTGCCGCATCTTGTCatgtcaaatgaaataaaaacgaaacaattttaattgcacacaTAGCACGAGATATTCGATTGGAAATAGCTTTCTCGGCGTGAAATTGAAACCAATTGTTGTGCACAGACAACTGCTCTCGCCAAGcgcacaattttaattaacattcgTGTTAAATGTTTGTCTAATTAGCGTTACAActcaattgaaaatgcattaGTTTTGAAACAAAATTCAGTGATGGTCTAATAACTGGGAGGCGAGCGAGATTAACAAAAAACCTAATTAATTGACGTCGTCTCGATGCGATTTTCTTCTTTCTCATTCACAGTTCTTCACACCTCGGCGAGTTTAGCGTTAAACGAGAGCTGGGATCCAGACGTCAGGTAAGACAAATGAGTAAATATGATACACAGCAGGATCAGCTGTATTAAGTTGTATGTTGTTATTTACAGAGACGACATGGAAATGATGTTGAATAAAATAGTTCCCGAAGGTTTGCCCTACAGGCATTCGTGCGAAGGACCCGACGATATGGTAACTACTAAATTTTGACTTTCTCAATCTTGATTCAGTTTGATAACTCGGATTTCTTTTGCACACCTGTTTAGCCCGCACACGTGAAGGCCTGCTTCTTGGGCAGCTCACTGACAATCCCCATTACCGATGGCAAACTCTCGCTGGGCACCTGGCAGGGCGTTTGGCTGTGCGAGCATCGCGATCAGGCCGGCAGCCGCAAGCTGGTGATCACGTTAACCGGGTGTCCACGGGAACAAGCCGCCGTACGCAGTCCGCTGTCACCCGTCTCGCCCATCGCGAGCACGTCCAGTTAGGGGCGGCCTCGCTCCACCCGCGACAGCCGGTAATCGCGGGGGAGCGACAATAATGACATCATTTCGTCGAGGAAGTTGATTTTACAAAAGAATTTAGCTAGGGCAACCGCACAGCAGCGAGCAGCGGCCGTCATTGCCGCTGGACGTGGCTTAATTGGCGCAACAGCATCCGCAACGGCACCAGCACCGccgacaccaacaacaacaacatccacaTCGAGTGGTGCACAATCAGGAGCCGTtgccaccaacaacaccacTGGCGTTGCCGTTGATAGCAAGACGGCGCGTCTGCTGTTGCGACAGCGTCtccatttgaatttgaatttgaatgtgACGGAGACGCTGCAGGATGGCGTTGATattgatgatgttgatgaggATGTCTGTGACTATGATTACGATGATGATTATGACAATAACGAACAgatttcagttcagtttgtCAGCAGCAGTCTTGATGTCGCAGATGTCGTCGATGCTCAGGGCAGTGGGCGTCGTCGTGTTGGTGGTGATAATATACAAACCGTCACAACAGTGCCtcaaaccaaacaacaacaacaacaactaagacATAAGATcactacagcagcagcagtaacaacaacaacaacaactacaaccagctcatcagcagcatcaagtGCATTAGCTAAATTCAATCGCATTATCGACTCTGTAAATCTGGAACCACATCGAGCCTCAGCAGCGTTTAGTAGCGCAACGCTGCAGCAACGCCTAGCGTTGGCCTATCCAGAgttgcagcagccgcagcaacaacatcagcagcagcagccaagtgaTATGCGACAAATCGACAACCTCCCACGTAGCACAAGTCGTGGCATTGCCGCCGTTAGCACTCCATTAACATTGCAAGCACTAGACACAATAAAAACCAAGACGGCGGCAATGGAAATGcaacaaagacaaagagaaCAGCAACACGACGCCGCTGatcaaacgaaacgaaatgatgTGCATTATTTGTTGAAACAGTTAAATAGTTTTAGTGATATAGAAGAAATAGAAATTGTTGATATGAAGCAaagagagcagcaacagcgacagcagcagcaacaaaagcagccgcagcagcagcagcagcggcaacaacgcACAACCAAAGCCGCTGCAGCCAGCTCCTTGGAGATGATGCCCATGTCCTCATCCATGCTGCCCATACCGGGCTCTCCGTCGACTCAGTCGCACAAGGGCAACTTTATGGTGGGCAACGGCGAGGGCAGCGATGCGGCTGTTGCACGTCTGCAGTTCgatgattatttatttgaatccTGCCATTACCTGGAGACAAACTACTTTGCCGCTACCTATCGCACTGCCATGGTCGAGAGTTGCTCCCACGAGTTTCGACCCTCGACCACAACGCCAACGAGCACACGATCCGATTGCTTTGAGCTCCACGAACTGGAGCCACCAAGTGTCATTTGCAAGGCAGCTCCGCCACCGCTGATGACATCTCCATCGCCGCCGCCGTATCAAGCGGAGGTGCGCATGACCAACAGCGGTGTGCAGACCGAACTGACGGTCGATTCGTTGGCGCAGCTCAGTCACAATGGCAGCTCGGGCAGTTCGGGTTCAGGTGGCAGCGGCGGTAGCATGCCACGTGTGCCGCCCTTTTTCATATGCTGTTACACGCCCATCGATCGATGGCGTGCCAGGCGACTGGGCGCGGCACAGCGTGCCGCCGCCAAACATGCTGGCAACCCAGAGAAGAATGGACATGCTGTCTGACAGCCGACAAATAAAACTGACAGCCAGCCAAGGCAAAGACTGTCATCTGACAGTCTCAccgagagaaaaagagagagagtagagTGCTGTATGCTATTTCATTTGCGATATCAACAAGAGATTCCATTTCGAAGACAGTCGTTTAATATAATTACTTACAATCACACACAAACGTACACGAATCATTCAGAACACTTGCGAGATGCGCAACGAGTGCACTTTCTTAACGAATGATTAATAGATACAGAGAGAAACGGTTTTAAAAAAGATAATATCGATGGCAGAACTACCAATAACTGTATCGGGAATTCCTTCGTTTATTAAAAACACTCGTTGTGATTCAcgcaaatatataatatttccgTTTCAGAACTCAATTTACACAAACTACACAAACGTGACAAAATCAGCAGACAATATTTAACATTCTTTAAAGGATTCTATAATTATTTCTCTTGGCTAGTTTGATTTTATGCCTTGCATGAATAATAACTGCCAAGTTTGAAAGCTCTACTTCTTATATTTTCTGAGATGAACGTGTTTaaacagacggacggacagacagacagatcaCACTTTTTTTGTAGCTTTGTTCCCCCATTTTCAGAGGGCACAGGGTAGAAATAGAATGAATggaaaatacaataaacaatttgataGACTAAAATCGCAAATCATTTCGAAAATGttgtataaataatgaaatgcaaaaatttaaacgatatgtaataataataataattaaattgtaattgtttcaataaactaaaataccAATAATATGAAATGCTAAATATTGTTAACGAAAAAGCgcaaaccaaaagcaaaaaccaaattgtAGCCAGCAGCAGAGCAAAGTTTGCGAATTAAAAAAAGACATGAGACAGTGAGAGCTTGTATAGTAAGttgttaaaacaaataattgcaaaaaaccaaaacgcataattaataatactaattTGTTAACTGAACCGAAGAAGCGTAGACGccaaatacaatttgataatgtcaatttttttatgtatCATTTCTTGTGTCCGTATCGTCTGTAAGATAATCCTCCAAAAATATCATAGAATTCATTATGATTTCCATTGAAAACAAGACACACACATGGCAATTGTTACATCAATTAACACACTATATAGCATAACAatcttattttctttgttataCGAAATATGGAATTGTTAGAATTAACTTTTCAGTTGTCCCTTTGTTTAAATTAGTTACTTTGTGAAGTTACACCCCAGAAGCAATATTAGTTTTATAAATCTTGTAAAACATGTAGAACTTGTCAATTTCGTTCGTAATGCAAGTAAACTATATTCCATGaattaacataaacaaaaatatataacatataaatacataaacataatATCACTAAGCTTAATGATGAAATCGACACGCGCTTCAGTTGAAACGATTTGaaacacaataaaaactaaattgatttaattgatgAGTTTTATTGAGTTAAATGAAATACGAAACACAGCcttacattttaattaggcATATCAAAACTATGCTATCACAAACATTATTGGAAAGCTAGCAAATAGTGAAAGTAATTTCAGGTTTTTCAGCTCAGTTCTtccaaaaaacaacacacaaaaaccaactttaataattaataaatgatacGAGCAAATGATAAACataatatgataaataaaaacacactcAAAAGAAACCAAACAAATGCCTTTTACATGCCCACTCGTACACTaatggtaaataaaaaatataaatacaaaaacgaaatgaaataaaacatcaaataaaaaataaaaaaacaaccacaTACTCTAAGCTAagcataaaatgaaacaacatGTTAATCGAGCATAATATTCGATTGGGAGGGGAAGGTGTTCagttaaatttcatataaattaatgtgCAATATTATTAACAACATGTTGACTGTTgaacgaatgaatgaatggcATAACTTGTTGAAACAAACAATTGTTAATTGTGGCTAGAAGttagcaattaaataatatctaTTGTTGTATGTTTTATTCTGATGCGCacgaaatataataatactaataataataactacaataataaataaactaattcatacaaaatacaaattacatgCAATGAAAAAATGTAGCTAATGgtaaaatttttgtaaactTTTTGATATGTGATGatgatttgaataaattaaaaccacaaaaaaaaaaacaaaaaatgaatatgagaataataaaaaattgcataACTTAGCCATAGATATTTAAactaataccaaaaaaaaaagaaaatcataaaaatgaacaaaaaaaaaataacgtaGCGCAACGCAAATTTAGAGCATAATTAATATGAACAAAAATGCTAGTTAAAGTATGTTAAGGGAAATGgagaaatgaaaaacttgTTATACAATAAGTGTAGTCTCGGCAAGCCGATGCACATCGCTGGCCCCTCCCTCTCCTGTTCCGGATCGGGTATTAAAACAGATCTTTTGATTTGTATTCAACGATTGTTCTGTAATTAATCGAAagtgtttcgttttttttttttaattcaagttTCAAATTGTGCAGGATATTGAGGAGGGGCTTTATCTAGCAATATTCATGGCAATTCAATTGTATTAACGACATTGATAAATCTGAAAGTGTAAGCAAATAATTTAGCGAGCATTTTGTAGGAAAGTGTAgttaaaaactatatatatatatatatagacatatatatataataattattatcaaattgaatagtaaatttatgtgcataaGTAGCGAAATAttcaattgtaaatatatttttaatgtacaCGATatgtttttcggtttttcgACCAAAACTAACAATTGTTAACGAAGTTAATTTCCACTATTGCAATATTAGATTCATTATCATTTGGTCtctaacaacaaattgttgaataaCAAATTGACACACCCCATCAGCATGattcacacatacaaacacacacacacacaatcacacacgaaaaagctttaaataatttaattacaaaatacattataaatatgaacaGTAATAATTTTGATATCATTATCATTGATAAATTCCATTGTAGATACGTACTTGTATTGagacaaattaataaattaattaattaactagcCAGCTAAGTCAATGTCGCCTAATGTGAGTTCTAtaagcataaattaaaacaaatacatataaaattacaataattaaaaacactcatacacattcacacattAAAActaccaaacaaaaaaaatcgcaactacttttcaaataaaagcaaaaacaaaacctaaaaaaattataaaaataaaatacatacatatatgcaaaaaCTGAAACAGGCCagaaaaaccacaaaaacacTCGACACTCAACATccacaacaagaaaaacaactgaCAAAACACAAAGCTTttataaaactatttgaatatatattaaaaagaaaaacaaaaaaaaaaaaaataataatcctGCCAAGTAACATTCGAATACCTGCTTGATGATGAAGATACACCCGCTTTtgctaaagaaaaaaaaaaaaaaacaaaaacacaaaccaaaaagaaaaaagatttaataaatacataatgaaaataaaaaaataaaggtaaaccaaaaaagtaaataaatgaaaggcTAAATACGATTTTTATACTTTCGATATAATGATTTTTTATACTAAAcgtaaactctttgaaaatgaaaacaaacaaaaaccaaaataaaataccaaaactgAAGGATTTTTTGGGGTATCAGCAAAAATCGAATGTAACGTATTTTTTAAAACGGATTGATATTGATTTGATGCAAAAATCGTACTTATAGtcatatatatactatactatacatatgtatatacatatgtatatatatatatatatatatatatatattcttacatatatatatatatataaatatgtgtatatgaaCCCTAACTGCAACTATGGAACGAGAGCACAAATTTTGTTGAACaaaaaacacagacacagacacacacgcacacacactcacctaCACAAAACCAAGATTCAACTATTACTTAAAGCAATCCCATTTTTTGAATTCCACtttcaacacaacacacacgcatacactctCATACactaaatcaaatatatttatatatatacaaatcctcaactaatatatatatatgtatgaacatgtatatgtatgaatCTAGCTAAAGAATCGCACAAATTGGTCACGGAAGTATGCTTTATGGAATGCCCCCTTAAGATACACAACTTCCACAACGCCCACAACCATGCCCACAACACGtaactacagcagcaacagccacaacagcaacaacaatttctaGTTAAATATATCACATATTTTCAGCCTATAAACGcgaatttgtaaatatatatgtattaattaattttacctaaaccaaaaacgaaaagaaaagagagaaaaaaaaacaaaaaaaactaaacaaaaagaaagcaacaacacaatttCTAGGCATTCATTTAATAACTTTAGTTTTCTCCTAATTGCATTTCGTATATGCACAATGTGTCTCAAATCAAGAAATTCAGAACGATGGGGTTACGAATAGATGTAACATGGAACACATGGTGCATATCTTTCATCTATGTCTTAGATATCAAAGAAGCATACTTTAAACGAACTACAATAAATGAGCAAAGTggagaaaagaaaatattaaaatgaaaaataataatacaaaataaaaaacaaaaagagaaggAAAAACAACTAGtgcaataaataacaaattattcggtataaatgtaaaattaaatacatttaagtaaaacgctttgtaaaatatatataaaccatttattaaaatacagaatgaaaaaatggaaaacaataaaaaaaaaaaaaaaaaatgaaacactattgagtaataaataaaaaacgttATGCATTGACATTGACACACGTGATTCGATATCTCATCTTATAAGCATAAATCAATAAGATAacaataaagaataaattaaagaaacatCTCTTTTTTATAAGCTGTTCAAGTTCATTACAATTCCATCAAT comes from the Drosophila sulfurigaster albostrigata strain 15112-1811.04 chromosome 2L, ASM2355843v2, whole genome shotgun sequence genome and includes:
- the LOC133835353 gene encoding LOW QUALITY PROTEIN: uncharacterized protein LOC133835353 (The sequence of the model RefSeq protein was modified relative to this genomic sequence to represent the inferred CDS: substituted 2 bases at 2 genomic stop codons), with the translated sequence MASAANHHRGGRSGAGGGVTGAGGAADGNAAGLQFGSAWFQRKINLRPQHRGVHLVTEEILRQMPELTQFSVGLCHMQILHTSASLALNESWDPDVRDDMEMMLNKIVPEGLPYRHSCEGPDDMPAHVKACFLGSSLTIPITDGKLSLGTWQGVWLCEHRDQAGSRKLVITLTGCPREQAAVRSPLSPVSPIASTSSXGRPRSTRDSRXSRGSDNNDIISSRKLILQKNLARATAQQRAAAVIAAGRGLIGATASATAPAPPTPTTTTSTSSGAQSGAVATNNTTGVAVDSKTARLLLRQRLHLNLNLNVTETLQDGVDIDDVDEDVCDYDYDDDYDNNEQISVQFVSSSLDVADVVDAQGSGRRRVGGDNIQTVTTVPQTKQQQQQLRHKITTAAAVTTTTTTTTSSSAASSALAKFNRIIDSVNLEPHRASAAFSSATLQQRLALAYPELQQPQQQHQQQQPSDMRQIDNLPRSTSRGIAAVSTPLTLQALDTIKTKTAAMEMQQRQREQQHDAADQTKRNDVHYLLKQLNSFSDIEEIEIVDMKQREQQQRQQQQQKQPQQQQQRQQRTTKAAAASSLEMMPMSSSMLPIPGSPSTQSHKGNFMVGNGEGSDAAVARLQFDDYLFESCHYLETNYFAATYRTAMVESCSHEFRPSTTTPTSTRSDCFELHELEPPSVICKAAPPPLMTSPSPPPYQAEVRMTNSGVQTELTVDSLAQLSHNGSSGSSGSGGSGGSMPRVPPFFICCYTPIDRWRARRLGAAQRAAAKHAGNPEKNGHAV